A single region of the Leptothrix cholodnii SP-6 genome encodes:
- a CDS encoding protein antiactivator of flagellar biosynthesis, with protein MSNPPPFPPFRRTQPADQADGLRRLFSSRSIRFIPVVSNPFIAHGGVLIERLCSALEALQLDTLLVDASERGGPPKELANFDLSEGIEVLSDRVSYLAARGLPVRWVDSRGSTRGFLDAVVDVAPSSQVVLVHGSAVELARLFGRGDEGLSRPRPVVLCDDQPEAMTHAYAALKVFAQRADWLSHDLLLCAPPKSPRATSVADRLSHCVDMFLGGVQHCWVQVDPAEPPTAAPSRALVQMVEASLGAAAAFAVGETDYAGLRSALPAPRVAMT; from the coding sequence ATGTCGAACCCGCCCCCCTTCCCGCCGTTCCGCCGCACCCAGCCGGCCGATCAGGCCGACGGCCTGCGCCGGCTGTTCTCGTCGCGCTCGATCCGTTTCATCCCGGTCGTCTCGAACCCCTTCATCGCCCACGGCGGGGTGCTGATCGAGCGCCTGTGCAGCGCCCTCGAGGCCCTGCAGCTCGACACCCTGCTGGTCGACGCCTCCGAGCGCGGCGGCCCGCCCAAGGAGCTGGCGAACTTCGATCTGTCCGAAGGCATCGAGGTGCTGTCGGACCGGGTCTCGTACCTTGCCGCCCGCGGACTGCCGGTGCGCTGGGTCGACAGCCGCGGCTCGACGCGCGGTTTCCTCGACGCGGTGGTCGACGTGGCGCCGTCCTCGCAGGTGGTGCTGGTGCACGGCAGCGCGGTCGAGCTCGCCCGCCTGTTCGGCCGCGGCGACGAAGGCCTGAGCCGGCCGCGTCCGGTGGTGCTGTGCGACGACCAGCCCGAAGCCATGACCCATGCCTACGCGGCGCTGAAGGTGTTCGCCCAGCGCGCCGACTGGCTCAGCCACGACCTGCTGCTGTGCGCGCCGCCCAAGTCGCCCCGTGCCACCTCGGTGGCCGACCGGCTGTCGCACTGTGTCGACATGTTCCTCGGCGGCGTCCAGCACTGCTGGGTGCAGGTCGACCCCGCCGAGCCGCCCACGGCCGCACCCTCGCGGGCGCTGGTGCAGATGGTCGAGGCCTCTCTGGGCGCTGCCGCGGCGTTTGCCGTCGGCGAAACCGACTACGCCGGCCTGCGCAGCGCCTTGCCTGCGCCTCGCGTGGCGATGACCTGA
- the proC gene encoding pyrroline-5-carboxylate reductase, translating to MNTSTLAFIGGGNMASAIIGGLIKSGTPAAQILVVEPYAPQRDKLRADFGIEALTAADASLAQAGAVIWAVKPQSFADAAAPCAAFVGGALHLSVMAGIRSDAIARATGSERIVRAMPNTPALIGMGIAGLFARAAVDADDRALVERLLAPTGEVVWVAQEADLDAVTALSGSGPAYVFYFVEAMVAAAEQMGLGAEAGKKLALATFAGATELARRSDETPAVLRERVTSKGGTTYAALTAMREAGVEPAIVTALKAAQLRARELGDEFGG from the coding sequence ATGAACACATCCACACTGGCATTCATCGGCGGCGGCAACATGGCCAGCGCCATCATCGGCGGGCTGATCAAGAGCGGCACGCCCGCGGCGCAGATCCTCGTGGTCGAGCCGTATGCACCGCAGCGCGACAAGCTGCGCGCCGATTTCGGCATCGAGGCGCTGACCGCGGCCGATGCCTCGCTGGCGCAGGCCGGCGCGGTGATCTGGGCCGTCAAGCCGCAGAGCTTTGCCGACGCCGCCGCGCCCTGCGCCGCGTTTGTCGGCGGTGCGCTGCACCTGTCGGTGATGGCGGGCATCCGCAGCGACGCGATCGCACGCGCCACCGGCAGCGAGCGCATCGTGCGCGCCATGCCCAACACGCCGGCACTGATCGGCATGGGCATCGCCGGGCTGTTCGCGCGTGCGGCTGTCGACGCCGACGACCGCGCGCTGGTCGAGCGCCTGCTCGCGCCCACCGGCGAGGTGGTGTGGGTGGCGCAGGAGGCCGACCTCGACGCCGTCACCGCACTGTCGGGCTCGGGGCCGGCGTATGTCTTCTACTTCGTCGAGGCGATGGTCGCCGCGGCCGAGCAGATGGGCCTCGGCGCCGAAGCCGGCAAGAAGCTGGCACTGGCGACCTTCGCCGGCGCGACCGAACTGGCGCGCCGCAGCGACGAGACGCCGGCGGTGCTGCGCGAGCGCGTCACGTCCAAGGGCGGCACCACCTACGCGGCGCTGACGGCCATGCGCGAGGCGGGCGTCGAGCCGGCGATCGTCACGGCGCTGAAGGCGGCACAGCTACGGGCCCGCGAGCTGGGCGACGAGTTCGGCGGCTGA
- a CDS encoding methyl-accepting chemotaxis protein: MFAFLRERAPAPRTVRSHAHADTEVGDRHAVDNALVQRLASQVSQIGRDAAQARGAIEDTQKLVVSQVESLGQLNQQLEHVQGAQLAIGDATAASVKAVAHARAVAQQVASEVAGIVSVLQQVSTAAADITQIALQTRLVAFNAMVEAKRAGEAGRGFGVVADAVKDLAGRVEVSSKTIMGTLTQLDQRIEAFSQDIRVEPGVEPTRGIHLAFAHVEAGVVRINDAATASRSTCAAVSDKTQHLGQEMQHAMVSLDAAMGCSDRFLNLSEQLIDELAGSGAQTEDTPFIQAVQDGAARIAATFEQALADGRITLADLFDDQYRPIANTHPAQHLTRHVALTDQLLPPIQEPMLGFSDKVVFCIATDRNGYIATHNRKYCHPQRGDLAWDTANSRYRRIFNDRTGLASARNQRPFLLQTYRRDMGGGQYVLLKEASAPIMVAGRHWGGLRFAYKF, from the coding sequence ATGTTTGCCTTCCTGCGTGAGCGTGCACCCGCACCCCGGACCGTTCGATCCCATGCCCATGCAGATACCGAGGTCGGCGACCGCCATGCCGTCGACAACGCCCTGGTGCAGCGCCTGGCGAGCCAGGTGTCCCAGATCGGCCGCGACGCCGCGCAGGCGCGTGGTGCGATCGAGGACACCCAGAAGCTGGTCGTCAGCCAGGTCGAGTCGCTGGGCCAGCTCAACCAGCAGCTCGAGCACGTGCAGGGTGCCCAGCTGGCCATCGGTGACGCCACGGCCGCCAGCGTGAAGGCGGTGGCGCATGCCCGCGCGGTGGCGCAGCAGGTGGCCTCCGAGGTGGCCGGCATCGTGTCGGTGCTGCAGCAGGTCTCGACCGCCGCCGCCGACATCACGCAGATCGCCCTGCAGACCCGGCTGGTCGCGTTCAACGCGATGGTCGAGGCCAAGCGGGCGGGCGAGGCCGGACGCGGTTTCGGCGTGGTCGCCGATGCGGTGAAGGACCTGGCCGGCCGCGTCGAGGTGTCGTCCAAGACCATCATGGGCACGCTCACCCAGCTCGACCAGCGCATCGAGGCGTTTTCGCAGGACATCCGGGTCGAACCCGGCGTGGAGCCGACCCGCGGCATCCACCTGGCGTTCGCCCATGTCGAGGCCGGCGTGGTGCGCATCAACGATGCCGCCACCGCCAGCCGCAGCACCTGCGCGGCGGTCAGCGACAAGACCCAGCACCTCGGCCAGGAGATGCAGCACGCCATGGTCAGCCTCGACGCCGCGATGGGCTGCAGCGACCGCTTCCTGAACCTGTCCGAACAGCTGATCGACGAGCTCGCCGGCAGCGGCGCGCAGACCGAGGACACGCCGTTCATCCAGGCCGTGCAGGACGGCGCGGCCCGCATCGCGGCGACCTTCGAGCAGGCGCTGGCCGACGGCCGCATCACGCTGGCCGACCTGTTCGACGACCAGTACCGCCCGATCGCCAACACCCATCCGGCGCAGCACCTGACGCGTCACGTGGCCTTGACCGATCAGCTGCTGCCGCCGATCCAGGAGCCGATGCTCGGCTTCAGCGACAAGGTGGTGTTCTGCATCGCCACCGACCGCAACGGCTACATCGCCACCCACAACCGCAAGTACTGCCACCCGCAGCGCGGCGATCTGGCGTGGGACACCGCCAACAGCCGCTACCGGCGCATCTTCAACGACCGCACCGGCCTGGCCTCGGCGCGCAACCAGCGCCCGTTCCTGCTGCAGACCTACCGGCGCGACATGGGCGGCGGCCAGTACGTGCTGCTCAAGGAGGCGTCGGCGCCGATCATGGTGGCCGGCCGGCACTGGGGTGGCCTGCGCTTCGCCTACAAGTTCTGA
- a CDS encoding hemerythrin domain-containing protein: MTLIAWTDDIATQHPQMDATHREFIEHLDRLHAALEQPVDAMLAVYDAMLAHTVEHFAQEDRWMAATGFAPENCHSRQHGQVLDVLRDVRRQVVDDGRREMVAQLLPELTQWFEGHAQMMDAGLAYHIGQVGYDTRTGTIRSPVAEASLSGCGSTACSDA, from the coding sequence ATGACCCTGATCGCCTGGACCGACGACATCGCCACCCAGCATCCGCAGATGGATGCCACGCACCGCGAGTTCATCGAGCACCTCGACCGCCTGCACGCCGCGCTCGAGCAGCCGGTGGACGCGATGCTGGCGGTCTACGACGCGATGCTGGCGCACACCGTCGAGCACTTCGCGCAGGAAGACCGCTGGATGGCGGCCACCGGTTTCGCGCCGGAAAACTGCCACAGCCGCCAGCACGGCCAGGTGCTCGACGTGCTGCGCGACGTGCGCCGCCAGGTGGTCGACGACGGCCGCCGGGAAATGGTGGCGCAACTGCTGCCCGAACTGACGCAGTGGTTCGAGGGCCACGCCCAGATGATGGACGCCGGCCTCGCCTATCACATCGGCCAGGTCGGCTACGACACCCGCACCGGCACGATCCGCTCGCCGGTGGCCGAAGCCTCGCTGAGCGGCTGCGGCAGCACCGCCTGCTCCGACGCCTGA
- a CDS encoding RNA polymerase sigma factor FliA, whose product MYTATGRPDVNSLLKQYSPLVRRLAHQMIAKLPANVEIDDLIQVGMIGLTDALSRFDIGQGVMFETFATQRIRGAMLDELRGSDWMSRGNRKHQRDIEGAVHRLEQKLGRTPQESEIAKEMGITLLEYQDLLNRVRGTQLIYLEDMGGADGDNDYLDRHVAADTGGDPLARLNDHRMRQALVDAIKNLPEREQYVMSMYYEEDMNLKEIAAVLGVTESRVCQLHSQSIARLRAKLRTW is encoded by the coding sequence ATGTACACCGCCACCGGACGACCCGACGTCAATTCGCTGCTCAAGCAGTACAGCCCGCTGGTGCGCCGGCTGGCGCATCAGATGATCGCCAAGCTGCCCGCCAACGTCGAGATCGACGACCTGATCCAGGTCGGCATGATCGGCCTGACCGACGCGCTCAGCCGCTTCGACATCGGCCAGGGCGTGATGTTCGAGACCTTCGCCACCCAGCGCATCCGCGGCGCCATGCTCGACGAGCTGCGCGGCTCCGACTGGATGAGCCGCGGCAACCGCAAGCACCAGCGCGACATCGAGGGCGCCGTGCACCGCCTCGAGCAGAAGCTCGGCCGCACGCCGCAGGAAAGCGAGATCGCCAAGGAAATGGGCATCACGCTGCTCGAGTACCAGGACCTGCTCAACCGGGTGCGTGGCACGCAGCTGATCTACCTCGAGGATATGGGCGGCGCCGACGGCGACAACGACTACCTCGACCGCCACGTGGCGGCCGACACCGGCGGCGACCCGCTGGCCCGCCTCAACGACCACCGCATGCGCCAGGCGCTGGTCGATGCCATCAAGAACCTGCCCGAACGCGAGCAGTACGTGATGAGCATGTACTACGAAGAAGACATGAACCTGAAGGAAATCGCCGCCGTGCTGGGCGTGACCGAATCGCGGGTCTGCCAGCTGCACAGCCAGTCGATCGCCCGCCTGCGCGCCAAGCTGCGCACCTGGTGA
- the flhF gene encoding flagellar biosynthesis protein FlhF: MNVKRFIGRNSREAMQKVRQAFGDNAVVLSTKPCSEGIEVLAMPPESVEAIERFGEAAINQPSAAPRQQSAAPVAPQQRPASSSLRSRAAEQVTQPQAEEAAVQEDVGTLAMSTLSFQDYVRERMLKKRQAEIRAQAMKPVPVSAQAIEQRLAQREVQELSNDLPTYPDLISGGHAPRQAAAAARHAPTMHEALLQSRSAAPAPAPQRPAARPALDLHDSPLTTPAELDVLQGRAPGSSSGSSSQRSSRSSGSSRSAAEAAPSAQQSAMMNEIRAMKGMIEERFGALAFMERLQKSPKQAQLTTKLIDCGFSPALIRKLADGLKDDVHDEMAWAGDVLQRNLQTGESEAPLEDQGGVFALVGSTGVGKTTSTAKLAAAFATRHGAANLGLITLDAYRLGAHEQLRAYGRILGVPVHTAHDRVALEDLLDLLQSKKMVLIDTAGLAQRDARTRELLDMLSHPSIKRLLVVNAAAQGETIEDVLVAYKATQAKGIVLSKMDEAVKLGPAVDALIRHRLKVVAVANGQRVPEDWHRLTAQALMQRALRTAGAQAWRMDANDVNLLFASPPAPQAPRRSRSSSTPTNSSRSSGADA, translated from the coding sequence ATGAACGTCAAACGATTCATCGGCCGCAATTCGCGCGAGGCCATGCAGAAGGTGCGTCAGGCCTTCGGTGACAACGCCGTGGTCCTGTCGACCAAGCCCTGCAGCGAAGGCATCGAGGTGCTCGCCATGCCGCCCGAAAGCGTCGAGGCGATCGAGCGTTTCGGTGAAGCCGCGATCAACCAGCCGTCGGCAGCGCCGCGCCAGCAGAGCGCCGCGCCGGTTGCTCCGCAGCAGCGCCCGGCGTCCTCCAGCCTGCGCAGCCGCGCCGCCGAACAGGTGACCCAGCCGCAGGCCGAAGAAGCCGCGGTGCAGGAAGACGTCGGCACGCTGGCGATGAGCACGCTGTCGTTCCAGGACTACGTGCGCGAGCGCATGCTCAAGAAGCGCCAGGCCGAGATCCGCGCCCAGGCCATGAAGCCGGTGCCGGTGTCGGCCCAGGCCATCGAGCAGCGCCTGGCGCAGCGCGAGGTGCAGGAGCTGTCGAACGACCTGCCGACCTACCCCGACCTGATCTCCGGCGGCCACGCGCCGCGCCAGGCCGCCGCCGCTGCGCGCCACGCGCCGACCATGCACGAAGCGCTGCTGCAAAGCCGCAGCGCGGCGCCCGCACCGGCCCCTCAGCGCCCGGCAGCGCGCCCGGCGCTCGACCTGCACGACAGCCCGCTGACCACGCCGGCCGAGCTCGACGTGCTGCAGGGCCGCGCGCCCGGTTCCAGTTCCGGCAGCAGCAGCCAGCGTTCTTCGCGTTCGTCGGGCAGCTCGAGAAGCGCCGCCGAAGCCGCGCCGAGCGCGCAGCAGTCGGCCATGATGAACGAGATCCGCGCCATGAAGGGCATGATCGAGGAGCGCTTCGGCGCACTCGCCTTCATGGAGCGGCTGCAGAAGAGCCCGAAGCAGGCGCAGCTGACCACCAAGCTGATCGACTGCGGCTTCTCGCCGGCGCTGATCCGCAAGCTCGCCGACGGCCTGAAGGACGACGTGCACGACGAGATGGCCTGGGCCGGCGACGTGCTGCAGCGCAACCTGCAGACCGGCGAATCCGAGGCGCCGCTCGAAGACCAGGGCGGCGTGTTCGCGCTGGTCGGCTCGACCGGCGTCGGCAAGACCACCTCCACCGCCAAGCTCGCTGCCGCCTTCGCCACCCGCCACGGTGCCGCCAACCTCGGCCTGATCACGCTCGACGCCTACCGGCTCGGCGCCCACGAACAGCTGCGCGCCTACGGCCGCATCCTCGGCGTGCCGGTGCACACCGCGCACGACCGGGTCGCGCTCGAAGACCTGCTCGACCTGCTGCAGTCTAAGAAGATGGTGCTGATCGACACCGCCGGCCTGGCGCAGCGCGATGCCCGCACCCGCGAACTGCTCGACATGCTGTCGCACCCCTCGATCAAGCGCCTGCTGGTGGTCAACGCCGCCGCGCAGGGCGAGACCATCGAGGACGTGCTGGTGGCCTACAAGGCGACCCAGGCCAAGGGCATCGTGCTCTCCAAGATGGACGAGGCGGTCAAGCTCGGCCCGGCGGTCGACGCGCTGATCCGCCATCGCCTGAAGGTGGTGGCGGTGGCCAACGGCCAGCGCGTGCCCGAAGACTGGCACCGCCTGACCGCGCAGGCGCTGATGCAGCGCGCGCTGCGCACCGCCGGTGCCCAGGCCTGGCGCATGGATGCCAACGACGTCAACCTGCTGTTCGCCTCGCCGCCCGCACCTCAGGCGCCGCGACGCAGCCGCTCGTCGTCGACCCCGACGAACAGCTCGCGCTCATCCGGCGCCGACGCCTGA
- a CDS encoding L-glutamate gamma-semialdehyde dehydrogenase: MPLPLAQPAAAALVGDRLPSPLRDEAEQVQRLLGTLTGAAAAGPLDWSAVVGRATPWVEAVRGTPAPFWALESLLHDYPISSAEGLALMRLAEALLRVPDTATAIALTADQLGRGDFSAHAAHAGSAHPLMASLAARSLDFSRKLLPEAGGGQPGLLQRLGAQTVVAATVRAIQLLGKQFVLGQSIAEALDIARAASRKEPGLVHSFDMLGEGARTDADARHYLAAYQGAIAAIAKPGRATSPESADGISIKLSALDARYEAAQSASVFKRLLPRLIALVDAAAAANINLTIDAEESERLELSLQVLDALAAHAARTHPDWTGLGLAVQAYQTRASDTVAAVVQIARQHQRRLMVRLVKGAYWDSEIKRAQELGLAAYPVFTDKRHTDLSYLACARALLAASDCIYPQFATHNAATIAALLQMARAPGARFELQRLHGMGEAVYREVLKDLRRTPDAPPLRIYAPVGEHRDLLAYLVRRLLENGANSSFVHQLADPTVDVITLLTSPLHAPSASSLPLPVALYGAGRANSAGRDLHIAAHRLPMIQTLAERGRVGLPPVSEASVDQAREAMHALHASQPAWNATPLAHRCAVLQRAADALEARMDEFVALLVHEGGKTLADGVSEVREAVDFCRYYAEQAATKLAPQTLPGPTGESNELRLHGRGAFVCISPWNFPLAIFAGQVVAALVAGNTVAAKPAEQTPAVAMAFVHLLIQAGLPENAIALLHGPGETVGAALVAHTRCAGVCFTGSTQVARAINRVLAERDGAIVPLIAETGGLNAMVVDSSALPEQVVDAVVQSAFRSAGQRCSALRLLCVHDEVADKLLEMLSGAMAELVSGDPRDAAHSWAVDIGPVIDAEAHANLARHVRRLDESARLIARSALPDALAATHIAPVAYEIADIGAMREEVFGPVLHVLRWRGDPDALVAQINGLGYGLTLGVHTRIDGRALRIAEQARVGNVYINRNMIGAVVGVQPFGGEGLSGTGPKAGGPHYLYRFCGEQTVTINTAAAGGNATLLAGTAAANTHAN; encoded by the coding sequence ATGCCCCTGCCGCTTGCGCAGCCCGCCGCCGCGGCCTTGGTGGGCGACCGCCTGCCCTCGCCCTTGCGCGACGAAGCCGAGCAAGTTCAGCGCCTGCTGGGCACGCTGACCGGCGCGGCAGCCGCCGGCCCGCTCGACTGGAGCGCGGTGGTCGGCCGTGCCACGCCCTGGGTGGAAGCGGTGCGCGGCACGCCGGCGCCGTTCTGGGCGCTGGAGTCGCTGCTGCACGACTACCCGATCTCCAGCGCCGAGGGCCTGGCGCTGATGCGGCTGGCCGAGGCGCTGCTGCGGGTGCCCGACACCGCCACCGCGATCGCGCTGACCGCCGACCAGCTCGGCCGTGGCGACTTCAGCGCGCACGCGGCACACGCCGGCAGCGCGCACCCGCTGATGGCCAGTCTGGCGGCGCGCTCGCTCGATTTCTCGCGCAAGCTGCTGCCCGAAGCGGGGGGCGGTCAGCCCGGCCTGCTGCAGCGCCTGGGCGCGCAGACCGTGGTGGCCGCCACCGTGCGCGCCATCCAGCTGCTGGGCAAGCAGTTCGTGCTGGGCCAGAGCATCGCCGAGGCGCTCGACATCGCCCGCGCCGCCAGCCGCAAGGAGCCCGGCCTGGTGCACAGCTTCGACATGCTCGGCGAAGGCGCCCGCACCGATGCCGATGCGCGGCACTACCTGGCGGCCTACCAGGGTGCGATCGCAGCGATCGCCAAGCCCGGTCGGGCGACGTCACCGGAAAGCGCCGACGGCATCTCGATCAAGCTGTCGGCGCTCGATGCGCGCTACGAAGCGGCGCAGTCCGCCAGCGTGTTCAAGCGCCTGCTGCCGCGCCTGATCGCGCTGGTCGACGCCGCGGCCGCCGCCAACATCAACCTGACGATCGACGCCGAGGAGAGCGAGCGGCTGGAGCTGTCGCTGCAGGTGCTCGACGCGCTGGCCGCACACGCTGCGCGCACGCATCCGGATTGGACCGGCCTGGGCCTGGCGGTGCAGGCCTACCAGACCCGCGCCAGCGACACCGTCGCCGCCGTGGTGCAGATCGCCCGCCAGCACCAGCGCCGGCTGATGGTGCGGCTGGTCAAGGGCGCGTACTGGGACAGCGAGATCAAGCGCGCCCAGGAACTGGGCCTCGCCGCCTACCCGGTGTTCACCGACAAGCGCCACACCGATCTGAGCTACCTGGCCTGCGCGCGTGCGCTGCTGGCGGCGAGCGACTGCATCTACCCGCAGTTCGCCACCCACAACGCCGCCACCATCGCGGCGCTGCTGCAGATGGCGCGTGCGCCGGGGGCGCGCTTCGAACTTCAGCGCCTGCACGGCATGGGCGAGGCGGTCTACCGCGAAGTCTTGAAAGACCTGCGCCGCACGCCTGACGCACCGCCGCTGCGCATCTACGCGCCGGTCGGCGAACACCGCGACCTGCTCGCCTATCTGGTGCGCCGGCTGCTGGAAAACGGCGCCAATTCGTCGTTCGTGCACCAGCTGGCCGACCCGACGGTCGACGTCATCACGCTGCTGACCTCGCCGCTGCACGCGCCGTCGGCCAGCAGCCTGCCGCTGCCGGTGGCGCTGTACGGCGCCGGCCGCGCCAACTCGGCCGGGCGCGACCTGCACATCGCCGCGCACCGCCTGCCGATGATCCAGACGCTCGCCGAGCGCGGCCGCGTCGGTCTGCCGCCGGTGAGCGAGGCCAGCGTCGACCAGGCGCGCGAGGCCATGCACGCGCTGCACGCCAGCCAGCCGGCCTGGAATGCCACGCCGCTGGCGCACCGCTGCGCCGTGCTGCAGCGTGCGGCCGATGCGCTCGAAGCGCGCATGGACGAGTTCGTCGCCCTGCTCGTGCACGAAGGCGGCAAGACGCTGGCCGACGGCGTTTCCGAGGTACGCGAGGCGGTCGACTTCTGCCGCTACTACGCCGAGCAGGCCGCCACCAAGCTGGCGCCGCAGACGCTGCCCGGCCCGACCGGCGAGAGCAACGAGCTGCGCCTGCACGGCCGCGGCGCCTTCGTCTGCATCAGCCCGTGGAACTTCCCGCTGGCGATCTTCGCCGGCCAGGTGGTGGCCGCGCTCGTCGCCGGCAACACCGTGGCGGCCAAGCCGGCCGAGCAGACACCGGCGGTGGCGATGGCCTTCGTGCACCTGCTGATCCAGGCCGGCCTGCCCGAGAACGCGATCGCGCTGCTGCACGGCCCGGGCGAAACCGTCGGCGCCGCCCTGGTGGCGCACACGCGCTGCGCGGGCGTGTGTTTCACCGGCTCGACGCAGGTGGCCCGCGCGATCAACCGCGTGCTGGCCGAACGCGACGGCGCGATCGTGCCGCTGATCGCCGAGACCGGCGGGCTCAACGCGATGGTGGTCGACTCGAGCGCGCTGCCCGAGCAGGTGGTCGATGCGGTCGTGCAGAGCGCCTTCCGCTCCGCCGGCCAGCGCTGCTCGGCGCTGCGGCTGCTGTGCGTGCACGACGAAGTGGCCGACAAGCTGCTCGAAATGCTGTCGGGCGCGATGGCCGAACTGGTGAGCGGCGACCCGCGCGACGCGGCGCACAGCTGGGCCGTCGACATCGGCCCGGTGATCGACGCCGAGGCGCACGCGAATCTCGCCCGCCACGTGCGCCGGCTCGACGAGAGCGCCCGCCTGATCGCCCGCAGCGCGCTGCCGGATGCGCTGGCCGCCACCCACATCGCACCGGTCGCCTACGAGATCGCCGACATCGGCGCGATGCGCGAGGAAGTCTTCGGCCCGGTGCTGCACGTCCTGCGCTGGCGCGGCGACCCGGACGCGCTGGTGGCGCAGATCAACGGCCTGGGCTACGGCCTGACGCTGGGCGTGCACACCCGCATCGACGGCCGCGCGCTGCGCATCGCCGAGCAGGCGCGGGTGGGCAACGTCTACATCAACCGCAACATGATCGGCGCGGTGGTGGGCGTGCAGCCGTTCGGCGGCGAGGGGCTGTCGGGCACCGGGCCGAAAGCCGGCGGGCCGCACTACCTGTACCGCTTCTGCGGCGAGCAGACGGTGACGATCAACACCGCGGCGGCCGGCGGCAACGCGACGCTGCTGGCGGGTACGGCCGCTGCGAACACGCATGCGAACTGA
- a CDS encoding Glu/Leu/Phe/Val family dehydrogenase, whose protein sequence is MNMLSYIQPTAHSAWSTYLSQVDRVVPYLGPLARWAETLKRPKRALIVDIPIEMDDGSVRHFEGYRVQHNLSRGPGKGGVRYHPQVTLEEVMALSAWMTVKNAAVNLPYGGAKGGIRVDPKQLSIKELERMTRRYTSEIGIIIGPQQDIPAPDVGTNAQIMAWMMDTYSMNVGATASGVVTGKPVHLGGSLGRVKATGRGVFVTGREAARRLGLNINGARVAVQGFGNVGSAAAELFVQAGATLVAVQDHTGTIANPKGLDLAELMPVVRRDGGVGAFTGGNTGAERIDDEAFWDVDCDILIPAALEGQIDEGRARRIRARLVLEGANGPTLPEADDLLADRGVLVVPDVICNAGGVTVSYFEWVQDFSSFFWTEDEINLRLDKIMVEALRRIWDTADRHQITLRTATFAVACERILMARQERGLYP, encoded by the coding sequence ATGAACATGCTGTCCTACATCCAGCCCACCGCCCACAGCGCCTGGAGCACCTATCTGTCGCAGGTCGACCGCGTGGTGCCGTACCTCGGCCCGCTGGCCAGGTGGGCCGAGACGCTCAAGCGCCCCAAGCGCGCGCTGATCGTCGACATCCCGATCGAGATGGACGACGGCTCGGTGCGCCACTTCGAGGGCTACCGGGTGCAGCACAACCTGTCGCGCGGCCCCGGCAAGGGCGGCGTGCGCTACCACCCGCAGGTGACGCTGGAGGAGGTGATGGCGCTGTCGGCCTGGATGACGGTCAAGAACGCCGCCGTCAACCTGCCGTACGGTGGCGCCAAGGGCGGCATCCGGGTCGATCCGAAGCAGCTGTCGATCAAGGAACTCGAGCGCATGACGCGCCGCTACACCAGCGAGATCGGCATCATCATCGGCCCGCAGCAGGACATCCCGGCGCCCGACGTCGGCACCAACGCCCAGATCATGGCGTGGATGATGGACACCTACTCTATGAACGTCGGCGCCACCGCCAGCGGCGTGGTCACCGGCAAGCCGGTGCACCTGGGCGGCTCGCTCGGGCGCGTCAAGGCGACCGGGCGCGGCGTGTTCGTCACCGGCCGTGAGGCGGCGCGGCGACTGGGACTGAACATCAACGGCGCGCGCGTGGCGGTGCAGGGTTTCGGCAATGTCGGCTCGGCCGCGGCCGAGCTGTTCGTGCAGGCCGGCGCCACGCTGGTGGCGGTGCAGGACCACACCGGCACCATCGCCAACCCGAAGGGCCTGGACCTGGCCGAGCTGATGCCGGTGGTGCGGCGCGACGGCGGCGTGGGCGCATTCACCGGCGGCAACACCGGCGCCGAGCGCATCGACGACGAGGCCTTCTGGGACGTCGACTGCGACATCCTGATCCCCGCCGCGCTCGAAGGCCAGATCGACGAGGGCCGCGCCCGGCGCATCCGCGCCCGCCTGGTGCTCGAAGGCGCCAACGGCCCGACCCTGCCCGAAGCCGACGACCTGCTGGCCGACCGCGGCGTGCTGGTGGTGCCCGACGTGATCTGCAACGCCGGCGGCGTGACGGTGTCGTACTTCGAGTGGGTGCAGGATTTCTCGAGCTTCTTCTGGACCGAGGACGAGATCAACCTGCGCCTGGACAAGATCATGGTCGAGGCGCTGCGGCGCATCTGGGACACCGCCGACCGCCACCAGATCACGCTGCGCACCGCCACCTTCGCGGTGGCCTGCGAGCGCATCCTGATGGCGCGCCAGGAGCGTGGCCTCTACCCTTGA